A region of the Labeo rohita strain BAU-BD-2019 chromosome 5, IGBB_LRoh.1.0, whole genome shotgun sequence genome:
AGCTTCTTGTTCAGTTCAATGCAGGTATGATATGAGCTAGAGCTATTGATGTTTTCCTTAACCAGCTTTAATGCACAGGGGACATGATGGCAGCCTTTCATATTGCTCTTCGGAACCCTCCAATCAACAGCAAGAACCCAGCAATAAAGGTACAGAGCGTTTTAACAAGAACTTCTTTTCAGAATGAAGCATATTGGGCGCAGATTGCACAATTGCATCTTTCCTGTCTTTCATTCTCTCAGGAAAGAGCTCAGGCTGTGGTATTGAAGGTTCTGACATCATTTAGGAGCAGCGATATAGAGCCCGCCGTTAAATCTCTCGACAAGAATGGAGTCGATCTTCTCATGAAGTACATCTACAAAGGCTTTGAGAGACCCACAGAAAATAGCAGTGCCATATTGCTGCAGTGGCATGAAAAGGTAAACCCAAGCTGTCAGGAATGAGGTGTAAAGAggcattattttgttttacaaaccatgggataataatttttaaattctgtctttTATAACAGGCATTTGCTATTGGAGGACTA
Encoded here:
- the arpc5lb gene encoding actin related protein 2/3 complex, subunit 5-like, b isoform X1; its protein translation is MAKNTLSSRFRKVDIDEFDENKFVDDHDEAADQQGPDAVEVDNLIRQGDMMAAFHIALRNPPINSKNPAIKVQSVLTRTSFQNEAYWAQIAQLHLSCLSFSQERAQAVVLKVLTSFRSSDIEPAVKSLDKNGVDLLMKYIYKGFERPTENSSAILLQWHEKAFAIGGLGSIVRVLTARKTV
- the arpc5lb gene encoding actin related protein 2/3 complex, subunit 5-like, b isoform X2 codes for the protein MAKNTLSSRFRKVDIDEFDENKFVDDHDEAADQQGPDAVEVDNLIRQGDMMAAFHIALRNPPINSKNPAIKERAQAVVLKVLTSFRSSDIEPAVKSLDKNGVDLLMKYIYKGFERPTENSSAILLQWHEKAFAIGGLGSIVRVLTARKTV